The Verrucomicrobiota bacterium sequence TTTTTTGAGACCAAGATCTTGTGCAGATCTTTAATTCGCTTTTGCCTCATGCAAGTTCAAATCAGAAGATAAACTACTATAGGCAAAGATTGCTATGAACAAACCAAAAGTAAATACTTCCTCCAAGTATTATTACGCAGACAAGTTAAAGGTTACCCATGGCCCTTACTCTTTAGAAGAGTTGTACTTGATGTATCAAGATTTCTTCATAGGTAATGATACCCTGATAATCAAGGAAGGAGACTCAGAGTGGAAAGCGATGGCTTCTTTAGGCTTTAAAAGAGAGCCCGTCCTGATAGCTGAAGAGTGGACTAGGCCTAAAAAATATCATTGGCTGTTTCCCTATAGAATCAAACGCCTAGACTACTTATTTCGCATGGTCGTCATTCACTTAATCTTTTCGTTGCCTATATTAACTGTTTTCGAGTTGGCTCCATCGATTACCAATCAACCTTCCGGCTACGCTATCTATGGGGGATGTGCTCTGATTTATCTTTTTTTCCTAGTGAGCTCTATTATTATACCTCGGTTTAGAGATATAGGCTTAGGATGGGTTTATGCCTTTGTTACGCTAGTCCCTGGAATCAACGTTTTGTGCTTGCTAGCTGCGTTGTTCATCCCCAAAAATGGATTGAGTTTAGATTTCGAAAACTACAAGAAAAGAATTCAGCCGCTAGAGCGCAAAATACCCGACGAATACCAGCCACCGTATTAGAGCATTTACTAATTAAGTTTAAACATAC is a genomic window containing:
- a CDS encoding GYF domain-containing protein, producing the protein MNKPKVNTSSKYYYADKLKVTHGPYSLEELYLMYQDFFIGNDTLIIKEGDSEWKAMASLGFKREPVLIAEEWTRPKKYHWLFPYRIKRLDYLFRMVVIHLIFSLPILTVFELAPSITNQPSGYAIYGGCALIYLFFLVSSIIIPRFRDIGLGWVYAFVTLVPGINVLCLLAALFIPKNGLSLDFENYKKRIQPLERKIPDEYQPPY